In Acidimicrobiia bacterium, the following are encoded in one genomic region:
- a CDS encoding PqqD family protein, with product MKRRALAPEWSPHDSVTTEAVPRHRAGVHGVELDDESVLYDARTDRLHLLNWSASAVWWSIDGRATADDLARELADRFHAEAGVMASDVRKLLETFGAQQLVEAVRTRAVARG from the coding sequence GTGAAACGCCGCGCCCTCGCACCCGAGTGGTCCCCGCACGACTCGGTCACCACCGAAGCCGTGCCCCGCCACCGCGCGGGCGTGCACGGTGTCGAGCTCGACGACGAGAGCGTGCTGTACGACGCGCGCACCGACCGCCTGCACCTCCTGAACTGGAGCGCGAGCGCGGTGTGGTGGTCGATCGACGGACGCGCGACGGCCGACGATCTCGCGCGCGAGCTCGCCGATCGTTTCCACGCCGAGGCCGGCGTGATGGCGTCCGACGTACGCAAGCTGCTCGAGACGTTCGGCGCACAGCAGCTCGTCGAGGCGGTTCGGACGCGTGCGGTGGCCCGTGGCTGA
- a CDS encoding GNAT family N-acetyltransferase has protein sequence MTGGDVQIREYRDDDEAEVLALLQASLGWVPDDQYARFFHWKHHENAFGRSPAWVALDGDRIVGFRIFLRWEYVHDGRIVRAVRAVDTATHPDAQGRGIFSKLTRHALEQVRAEGVGFVFNTPNDQSRPGYLKMGWQPVARLPVLVTPRSLPSLLAIARARVPADKWSQPTSAGRAAVDAFADHDAVTALLAASRATDGVRTNRTPEFLGWRYGFAPLEYRVVTLTDRLADGCVVFRLRRRGGALEAVICDMLVPSTPRTSVGSLLRSVLRASRADYAIRIGGSDVARALSLPLPGQGPTLVWRAVCDDVMPPAPAWHVGMGDIELF, from the coding sequence GTGACCGGGGGCGACGTGCAGATCCGTGAGTACCGCGACGACGACGAGGCCGAGGTGCTCGCGCTCCTACAGGCCTCGCTCGGCTGGGTGCCCGACGACCAGTACGCGCGCTTCTTCCACTGGAAGCACCACGAAAACGCCTTCGGCCGTTCGCCCGCGTGGGTCGCGCTCGACGGCGACCGCATCGTCGGCTTCCGCATCTTCCTGCGTTGGGAGTACGTGCACGACGGGCGCATCGTGCGCGCGGTCCGCGCCGTCGACACCGCGACGCATCCCGACGCGCAGGGTCGCGGCATCTTCTCGAAGCTCACGCGCCACGCGCTCGAGCAGGTGCGCGCCGAAGGCGTCGGGTTCGTGTTCAACACGCCGAACGACCAGAGCCGTCCCGGATACCTCAAGATGGGGTGGCAGCCGGTCGCTCGGCTGCCGGTGCTCGTGACGCCGCGTTCGCTGCCGTCGCTGCTCGCGATCGCGCGGGCCCGCGTGCCCGCCGACAAGTGGTCGCAGCCGACATCCGCCGGGCGCGCCGCGGTCGACGCGTTCGCGGATCACGACGCGGTCACCGCGCTGCTCGCCGCGTCTCGCGCGACCGATGGCGTGCGGACGAATCGCACACCCGAGTTCCTCGGGTGGCGCTACGGCTTCGCGCCGCTGGAATATCGCGTGGTCACGCTGACCGACCGACTCGCCGACGGCTGCGTCGTGTTCCGCCTGCGGCGGCGGGGCGGAGCGCTCGAGGCGGTGATCTGCGACATGCTCGTACCGTCGACGCCGCGGACGTCGGTCGGCTCGTTGCTGCGATCGGTGCTGCGCGCGTCGCGCGCCGACTACGCGATCCGCATCGGCGGCTCGGACGTTGCGCGCGCCCTCTCGTTGCCGCTCCCGGGTCAGGGTCCGACGCTCGTGTGGCGCGCGGTGTGCGACGACGTCATGCCACCCGCCCCGGCCTGGCACGTC